In the genome of Sander vitreus isolate 19-12246 chromosome 13, sanVit1, whole genome shotgun sequence, one region contains:
- the map3k7cl gene encoding MAP3K7 C-terminal-like protein, with protein sequence MITSTRRVSPDKSEVRIAFSLDDTSDAKDVEGVPQTFPDLEQRLQPVPPCVSLRESVQVYKEHCRMAREFHQVKHEIAVLEDRKRKLLAELVEDEEVAIEIARLEEEFRRLTEENRTLMTVHNERAQQLERLCVTNQTTQDSS encoded by the exons ATGATCACCTCAACCAGAAGAGTGTCTCCTGATAAATCTGAAGTTAGAATCGCCTTCAGCCTTGACGACACatcag ATGCAAAAGATGTGGAGGGCGTCCCTCAGACTTTCCCGGATCTTGAACAGCGACTACAG CCAGTGCCcccctgtgtgtctctgagagAAAGTGTTCAGGTGTACAAGGAGCACTGCAGGATGGCGAGAGAGTTCCACCAGGTCAAACATGAGATCGCCGTGCTTGAGGACCGCAA GCGAAAGTTGCTGGCAGAGCTGGTGGAGGATGAGGAGGTTGCCATAGAGATCGCCCGTCTAGAGGAAGAGTTTCGGCGTCTAACGGAGGAGAACCGGACCTTGATGACTGTCCACAACGAACGCGCTCAGCAGTTAGAGAGGCTCTGTGTGACCAATCAAACGACGCAGGACTCCtcgtga
- the bach1b gene encoding transcription regulator protein BACH1b isoform X1, which translates to MSLMATSATRSSVFTFESTVHSSHVLCCLDEQRRRDTLCDVTVVVEGQSFRAHRSVLASCSEYFTHRISSLTQHGAVITLPPEVTIAGFEPLLKFAYTSKLLFGKDCVLEIRNSASILGFRDLDEACFDFLLPKFFSSSNGSAPVPRKPCCKKKCKRLLSKEDGGIDSSNVLLDKKEVKLVADSPSQQEPAWHCHKSVNSKMGSQNSTGALTPVVERTNDQFMQCPKYRKFQLACGKETCVTEKSLNNPVTVIRDDSNHSCLPCSSSVNSKNETDITFSNFTRQSKRGADEPWETEIHDKKTENGVDREEVDMIEKDTNERQRKWKKKEREMAVEEDISSSDRSNVKAVSSQPSTVLSERSSELILHKCPLKIFGEGPAINQSLGHKRFIIDITEGKKTRDCCLLAPVSIHRTAEEQVEAEWKRADDENVQTGSTERAALLVNDARERSAVEREVAEHLAKRLGSDVGLSQLNFQDPDAGSSSDTGSGRAQSTSLKWLQFHNLSSTSTSCPFFQDLDQSKCLWKGAELSECEGASQSGVSSLNSGEDGDSETETEGDSETYTRERARQVQLPFSVDWIVDLSRNDFQQLLKQQVFTHEQLEFVHDMRRRSKNRLAAQRCRKRKLDCIYNLQCEINKLKTEREKLMTEKNHLSQLKLKTCHSVSALCQRVCNEANLQPEQLQVLAKYTSADCPLSSFFPHIDTPLSQPQALLSACFVGLDKYMASEEASSSSRRDSVTGDGEHSL; encoded by the exons aTGTCCCTGATGGCCACGTCTGCCACCCGGTcgtctgtgtttacatttgaaTCTACAGTACATTCCTCCCATGTGCTGTGCTGCCTGGACGAGCAGCGTCGCCGTGACACATTGTGTGATGTTACTGTGGTGGTGGAAGGTCAGAGTTTCAGAGCCCACCGCTCAGTGCTCGCTTCCTGTAGCGAGTACTTTACACACAGAATCTCCTCCCTCACCCAGCATGGAGCGGTCATCACTCTGCCACCAGAG GTGACAATTGCTGGTTTTGAACCCTTGCTGAAGTTTGCCTACACATCCAAACTTCTCTTCGGGAAAGACTGTGTCTTAGAAATACGTAACTCAGCTTCCATTCTTGGTTTCAGAGACCTAGACGAGGCATGCTTTGATTTTCTCCTCCCTAAGTTCTTCTCCAGCAGCAATGGCTCTGCTCCTGTTCCGAGAAAGCCCTGTTGTAAGAAGAAATGCAAGAGGCTATTATCAAAGGAAGACGGTGGCATTGACTCTAGCAATGTATTGTTGGATAAGAAAGAAGTAAAACTAGTTGCTGACTCACCATCTCAGCAGGAACCGGCTTGGCACTGTCACAAATCAGTGAACAGCAAAATGGGAAGTCAGAACAGTACAGGCGCTCTGACACCTGTAGTTGAAAGGACAAATGACCAATTTATGCAGTGTCCTAAGTATCGCAAGTTCCAGCTGGCATGTGGGAAGGAAACTTGTGTCACAGAGAAAAGTCTTAACAATCCAGTAACAGTAATCAGGGATGACAGTAACCACTCCTGCTTGCCCTGCTCCAGCAGTGTGAACAGCAAGAATGAAACTGACATTACATTCTCAAATTTCACCAGGCAGAGCAAAAGAGGGGCTGATGAGCCATGGGAAACTGAAATACATGACAAGAAAACAGAGAATGGTGTGGACAGAGAGGAGGTTGATATGATTGAGAAAGACACAAATGAAAGGCagagaaaatggaaaaagaaggaaagagagatggCTGTGGAGGAAGACATTAGCTCTTCAGACAGATCCAATGTCAAGGCAGTCTCGTCACAGCCAAGCACCGTGCTGAGTGAGAGGTCATCAGAGTTAATATTGCACAAATGCCCCCTGAAGATCTTTGGTGAGGGCCCTGCAATCAATCAGTCACTGGGGCACAAGAGGTTTATCATAGACATTACAGAAGGCAAGAAAACAAGGGACTGCTGTTTACTAGCGCCAGTATCCATTCATCGAACAGCAGAGGAACAGGTAGAAGCTGAGTGGAAAAGGGCAGATGATGAGAATGTACAGACAGGCAGCACGGAGAGAGCAGCCCTGTTGGTAAATGATGCCAGAGAAAGGAGCGCTGTGGAAAGGGAGGTGGCCGAGCATCTGGCTAAGCGGTTGGGGTCTGACGTGGGCTTGTCTCAACTGAACTTCCAGGACCCTGATGCAGGAAGTTCCTCTGATACAGGGAGCGGACGTGCACAGAGCACATCTTTAAAGTGGCTGCAGTTCCACAACCTCAGCTCCACAAGCACCAGCTGTCCCTTTTTCCAGGATCTGGATCAAAGCAAATGTTTATGGAAAGGAGCAGAGCTGTCTGAGTGCGAGGGGGCATCTCAGTCCGGTGTGTCATCCCTCAACTCAGGGGAGGATGGAGactcagagacagaaacagaaggAGACAGTGAGACCTACACAAGAGAAAGGGCCAGACAG GTGCAGTTGCCATTCTCTGTAGATTGGATTGTGGATCTGAGCAGAAATGACTTCCAACAGCTGCTAAAGCAACAGGTCTTTACGCATGAACAGCTGGAGTTTGTCCACGATATGAGACGTCGCAGCAAAAACCGCCTCGCGGCTCAGCGTTGCCGGAAGAGGAAACTAGACTGCATATATAATCTGCAGTGTGAAATCAACAAGCTg AAGACGGAGCGGGAGAAACTGATGACGGAGAAGAACCATCTGAGCCAGCTGAAGTTGAAAACATGTCATAGTGTCTCTGCATTATGCCAGAGGGTCTGCAACGAAGCCAACCTGCAGCCAGAACAGCTCCAGGTGTTAGCCAAATACACCTCTGCAGACTGCCCTCTGTCCTCCTTTTTTCCTCACATAGATACACCCCTTTCACAGCCGCAGGCTTTACTCTCGGCCTGTTTTGTGGGCCTTGATAAGTACATGGCGTCTGAGGAGGCCTCGTCCAGCTCCAGAAGGGATTCAGTCACAGGAGATGGTGAACATTCGCTTTAG
- the bach1b gene encoding transcription regulator protein BACH1b isoform X2 — MERSSLCHQRDLDEACFDFLLPKFFSSSNGSAPVPRKPCCKKKCKRLLSKEDGGIDSSNVLLDKKEVKLVADSPSQQEPAWHCHKSVNSKMGSQNSTGALTPVVERTNDQFMQCPKYRKFQLACGKETCVTEKSLNNPVTVIRDDSNHSCLPCSSSVNSKNETDITFSNFTRQSKRGADEPWETEIHDKKTENGVDREEVDMIEKDTNERQRKWKKKEREMAVEEDISSSDRSNVKAVSSQPSTVLSERSSELILHKCPLKIFGEGPAINQSLGHKRFIIDITEGKKTRDCCLLAPVSIHRTAEEQVEAEWKRADDENVQTGSTERAALLVNDARERSAVEREVAEHLAKRLGSDVGLSQLNFQDPDAGSSSDTGSGRAQSTSLKWLQFHNLSSTSTSCPFFQDLDQSKCLWKGAELSECEGASQSGVSSLNSGEDGDSETETEGDSETYTRERARQVQLPFSVDWIVDLSRNDFQQLLKQQVFTHEQLEFVHDMRRRSKNRLAAQRCRKRKLDCIYNLQCEINKLKTEREKLMTEKNHLSQLKLKTCHSVSALCQRVCNEANLQPEQLQVLAKYTSADCPLSSFFPHIDTPLSQPQALLSACFVGLDKYMASEEASSSSRRDSVTGDGEHSL, encoded by the exons ATGGAGCGGTCATCACTCTGCCACCAGAG AGACCTAGACGAGGCATGCTTTGATTTTCTCCTCCCTAAGTTCTTCTCCAGCAGCAATGGCTCTGCTCCTGTTCCGAGAAAGCCCTGTTGTAAGAAGAAATGCAAGAGGCTATTATCAAAGGAAGACGGTGGCATTGACTCTAGCAATGTATTGTTGGATAAGAAAGAAGTAAAACTAGTTGCTGACTCACCATCTCAGCAGGAACCGGCTTGGCACTGTCACAAATCAGTGAACAGCAAAATGGGAAGTCAGAACAGTACAGGCGCTCTGACACCTGTAGTTGAAAGGACAAATGACCAATTTATGCAGTGTCCTAAGTATCGCAAGTTCCAGCTGGCATGTGGGAAGGAAACTTGTGTCACAGAGAAAAGTCTTAACAATCCAGTAACAGTAATCAGGGATGACAGTAACCACTCCTGCTTGCCCTGCTCCAGCAGTGTGAACAGCAAGAATGAAACTGACATTACATTCTCAAATTTCACCAGGCAGAGCAAAAGAGGGGCTGATGAGCCATGGGAAACTGAAATACATGACAAGAAAACAGAGAATGGTGTGGACAGAGAGGAGGTTGATATGATTGAGAAAGACACAAATGAAAGGCagagaaaatggaaaaagaaggaaagagagatggCTGTGGAGGAAGACATTAGCTCTTCAGACAGATCCAATGTCAAGGCAGTCTCGTCACAGCCAAGCACCGTGCTGAGTGAGAGGTCATCAGAGTTAATATTGCACAAATGCCCCCTGAAGATCTTTGGTGAGGGCCCTGCAATCAATCAGTCACTGGGGCACAAGAGGTTTATCATAGACATTACAGAAGGCAAGAAAACAAGGGACTGCTGTTTACTAGCGCCAGTATCCATTCATCGAACAGCAGAGGAACAGGTAGAAGCTGAGTGGAAAAGGGCAGATGATGAGAATGTACAGACAGGCAGCACGGAGAGAGCAGCCCTGTTGGTAAATGATGCCAGAGAAAGGAGCGCTGTGGAAAGGGAGGTGGCCGAGCATCTGGCTAAGCGGTTGGGGTCTGACGTGGGCTTGTCTCAACTGAACTTCCAGGACCCTGATGCAGGAAGTTCCTCTGATACAGGGAGCGGACGTGCACAGAGCACATCTTTAAAGTGGCTGCAGTTCCACAACCTCAGCTCCACAAGCACCAGCTGTCCCTTTTTCCAGGATCTGGATCAAAGCAAATGTTTATGGAAAGGAGCAGAGCTGTCTGAGTGCGAGGGGGCATCTCAGTCCGGTGTGTCATCCCTCAACTCAGGGGAGGATGGAGactcagagacagaaacagaaggAGACAGTGAGACCTACACAAGAGAAAGGGCCAGACAG GTGCAGTTGCCATTCTCTGTAGATTGGATTGTGGATCTGAGCAGAAATGACTTCCAACAGCTGCTAAAGCAACAGGTCTTTACGCATGAACAGCTGGAGTTTGTCCACGATATGAGACGTCGCAGCAAAAACCGCCTCGCGGCTCAGCGTTGCCGGAAGAGGAAACTAGACTGCATATATAATCTGCAGTGTGAAATCAACAAGCTg AAGACGGAGCGGGAGAAACTGATGACGGAGAAGAACCATCTGAGCCAGCTGAAGTTGAAAACATGTCATAGTGTCTCTGCATTATGCCAGAGGGTCTGCAACGAAGCCAACCTGCAGCCAGAACAGCTCCAGGTGTTAGCCAAATACACCTCTGCAGACTGCCCTCTGTCCTCCTTTTTTCCTCACATAGATACACCCCTTTCACAGCCGCAGGCTTTACTCTCGGCCTGTTTTGTGGGCCTTGATAAGTACATGGCGTCTGAGGAGGCCTCGTCCAGCTCCAGAAGGGATTCAGTCACAGGAGATGGTGAACATTCGCTTTAG